taaccactacactactaactGTCCCAGTTGTTTCTTACTgggaaaaatttcagttttttccaaacCCATCACAAATTCACCTCAGAATCACCCTAAATGATTACTAAAACCATAAGAAAAAGTTGggtaacacattaaaatagaatgaTGGCATCATTATCTTTACCATgacattaattaaaacattatttcatcAAATAAACTTACTGTGATAGTGTGTGAACTGGCTTCAGGAAGATAAAGGCTACAtgtcacatactgtatatggtgGTGCAAAACAGAACTGTGAGTACGCAAGCGAGGGCATACAGTGCCAGAACACAACCAAGTGTGCAGCTAAACAGTTCCCACAGTATGTTGTGTCTGAGTCACACAGCCACTTTGGTGCAGTTTTTAAACGATGGAGTCTCAGTGCAATTTAACAATTTCCATAATTTTCATTGTTAATATAGCAGTTTTATACTAATAATACTGTAGTACATTCGTCTGTTGGTTTATCGGGCTTTTGCTTACATATCCACACACCTGTCTTCCAGCAGATGGCTCAAGTGTGGACTGAGATAAAAGAAGTGTTTCCTCGTACCGAGGCTGAGTTTCCTCTTCAGTTCAGTGCGACAATAGATCCCAGCCTGGTGGCAGTGTTAGAGCGGGCCCGGCGACAACtatacagtgaaacagaagccttcattttggaggaaagtgcacAGATTGTGCTTGATTTCTCCTGGGAGAGGCTTAATGCTGGGACATGGCGTGACGTAAACAAAGAGTGGCGCCAGGCCTACTCGTATGGCTGTCTATTTAAGGTGGCATCCCTGTGCCGTGAACAGCCGTGTGAAGCCCGGGCATGCGACGCCATAAGAACATGTGACATGGCACTGTTGATGGGGGCTGCTATCATGAACAACATTTTGCAGACTCTGGTGGAAATTCTGCAACAAAAGATAAGGAAGAGACATTCAGATGAGTCAAGTCATGCAGAAGAGTGCATTGTAAAGGTCAGTCGAAATACTATCACACTGTTTCTCAAAGTAGACCAtgatttttcagtttgcttaGAAACTGTTTTGTATAGTTGAACTGTCAAGATTGAAGAAATCGAGTGCTTGCATAAATATTCAGTCATTCTTGTTGCAGAAACAAAGGGAAGACTGTGTTCCTGTACCTGAAGTCAGTCGAGAAAATGCAGTCCCCAGGACAAGTTGTCCATCGTTGGAGGGCTTTAGATCAGGGTTCCTTACTCTCCAAAAACCAGTAATTTTACAGGGCATTATTGACCACTGGCCTGCCTTTAAACACCATAAATGGAGGTAATGTCagctttatttgtgtttattttttaactgtgaTCCCAATGTGACATCTATTTCATTCTGTTGAAGAAAATtcttcaaaattattaaaatatactgaAACATGAATAGCATATCAAAAGAAGGCAAAATTAAATCTTGACCCAGCTCTCTTTCACCACAGTTGCTGAAGGGATGCATAAGTCAGCATGTAGCTTTATTCATCTTTGTGTCGgtgacacatttattcaaggAGACTTACCATGTTTGTACCTTTAAAATGATATGCCCATTTATTAAATATTGGTGTCGTGGAACAATGAGGGACCCTCCAATTTAACAGCAAAAGCCCTAACctgttcaaaaagaaaaattgctttttttattctgattaTATTGGCTCATACtaatgtttttgttccttcagATATGTCCACAAATCCCTTTTCTGTAACAGTAAAGCCCTGCCTTGTTGACCATTTCACTGTTGTTGCCCCATCTCGTGAAGCACAGAATATCTGCGGGCAGTTGCAGGCTGTAGGACTGTCCCCATTGAAGTAGGTTCCCGATACACAGATGAAGAATGGTCGCAGAAACTCCTCACTGTTAACCAGTTTATAGACCACTATATCCTTAGAAAGGTAAACTTAATATAAAgttaaattgtgtaattttcTGTATAATGGTAGAAGTACTTGTTCACTGTGGTCTTTCTCTGTAAAATACAGGTGGATGGCAGCAGTGTTGGGTACCTGGCCCAACATCAGCTTTTTGACCAGGTCAGGTATTATAttcagaaaaaattattttttcttcttgtacAGAAGGTTTTTCACATCAGAACTGTTGTCAGTAATTAGTATATTACATATGCCTCAGACAAACAGGAGAATTACATGgcctgttttcatttgttttctttttgttatcaGCTCATAGAACACCTTCAGTACACCACACTTGTAAACATAAGAATATCCCATTATGACTAATATCTGTATTAAATACTGTTGATGGGCTCAGTTTGGGGCCATTTGCTGAAAGCTCACTGATTGGACCTTTTTCTTcttatattaaaagaaataataagtacacacacatacgcacattttcatttggaaaacaCTTAGTTGCTAAGGAATTCTGCATTGAAGCTGGTCCCAACATCTTACCCCAGGAATGCAATACACTATTTCCAAAGCAGC
Above is a genomic segment from Scleropages formosus chromosome 5, fSclFor1.1, whole genome shotgun sequence containing:
- the kdm8 gene encoding lysine-specific demethylase 8 isoform X2, which translates into the protein MAQVWTEIKEVFPRTEAEFPLQFSATIDPSLVAVLERARRQLYSETEAFILEESAQIVLDFSWERLNAGTWRDVNKEWRQAYSYGCLFKVASLCREQPCEARACDAIRTCDMALLMGAAIMNNILQTLVEILQQKIRKRHSDESSHAEECIVKKQREDCVPVPEVSRENAVPRTSCPSLEGFRSGFLTLQKPVILQGIIDHWPAFKHHKWSTEYLRAVAGCRTVPIEVGSRYTDEEWSQKLLTVNQFIDHYILRKVDGSSVGYLAQHQLFDQVPELKDDICIPDYCCLGDGEEDDITINAWFGPAGTVSPLHQDPQHNFLAQVVGRKYLRLYSPEDTEKLYPHQSQLLHNTSQVDVESPDVARFPEFVKARYQECVLHPGDVLFIPAQHWHYVRALDLSFSVSFWWS
- the kdm8 gene encoding lysine-specific demethylase 8 isoform X1; translated protein: MAQVWTEIKEVFPRTEAEFPLQFSATIDPSLVAVLERARRQLYSETEAFILEESAQIVLDFSWERLNAGTWRDVNKEWRQAYSYGCLFKVASLCREQPCEARACDAIRTCDMALLMGAAIMNNILQTLVEILQQKIRKRHSDESSHAEECIVKKQREDCVPVPEVSRENAVPRTSCPSLEGFRSGFLTLQKPVILQGIIDHWPAFKHHKWSTEYLRAVAGCRTVPIEVGSRYTDEEWSQKLLTVNQFIDHYILRKVDGSSVGYLAQHQLFDQVPELKDDICIPDYCCLGDGEEDDITINAWFGPAGTVSPLHQDPQHNFLAQVVGRKYLRLYSPEDTEKLYPHQSQLLHNTSQVPEVDVESPDVARFPEFVKARYQECVLHPGDVLFIPAQHWHYVRALDLSFSVSFWWS